One genomic window of Halanaerobium saccharolyticum subsp. saccharolyticum DSM 6643 includes the following:
- the xerA gene encoding site-specific tyrosine recombinase/integron integrase translates to MIKISQLDFLQALNKFKKYLGVEKGYSELTIKEYNSDLHQLHKYLREELDFEEGFKADDVDRLDIAEFLADAVIINDNKAVTRNRKLFAVRSFYKYLLHYGIVAKNPAEAIESSKTDNRLEPIYLKLKEAQQFIQAIDEHGGINRLRDLAIVKLFLYAGLRISELVNLDFDNIDFEDGSIKFYGKGKKERYVPLHNDVVLAIRRYMRERNSIKIKDSDARQAVFISRHGRRINPRTIQLFVKKYAKKAGLKRADKITPHKLRHTFASTLYRQTKDIKVLQDLLGHANLSTTQIYTHVDTEEKKNAIDEMPDF, encoded by the coding sequence GTGATTAAAATTTCTCAATTAGATTTTTTACAAGCTTTAAATAAATTCAAAAAATATCTTGGTGTGGAAAAAGGATATTCGGAACTGACAATTAAGGAATATAACAGTGATCTGCATCAATTACATAAATATCTGCGGGAAGAACTTGATTTTGAGGAAGGTTTTAAAGCTGATGACGTTGACCGACTTGATATTGCAGAGTTTTTAGCTGATGCAGTTATTATTAATGATAACAAGGCTGTTACCAGAAATCGCAAGCTTTTTGCTGTCCGTTCTTTTTATAAATATTTGCTCCATTATGGAATAGTTGCTAAAAATCCTGCTGAAGCTATAGAAAGTAGTAAAACTGATAACAGGCTGGAGCCAATTTATTTAAAATTAAAGGAAGCACAGCAATTTATTCAGGCCATTGATGAGCATGGTGGAATCAACCGTCTGCGTGATCTGGCAATAGTTAAATTATTTTTATATGCCGGCCTCCGTATCTCGGAACTGGTTAATTTAGATTTTGATAATATTGATTTCGAAGATGGTTCAATCAAATTTTATGGTAAGGGTAAAAAGGAGCGTTATGTACCGCTGCATAATGATGTGGTGTTAGCAATCAGACGTTATATGCGGGAAAGAAATTCTATTAAAATTAAAGATAGTGATGCCCGACAGGCAGTTTTTATTTCCCGTCACGGCCGCAGAATCAATCCAAGAACTATTCAGCTATTTGTTAAAAAATATGCAAAAAAAGCAGGTTTAAAAAGAGCTGATAAAATAACGCCGCATAAGCTGCGCCATACTTTTGCTTCAACTCTTTATCGCCAGACTAAAGATATTAAAGTACTGCAGGACCTTTTGGGTCATGCCAATCTTTCTACAACTCAGATATATACTCATGTAGATACAGAAGAAAAGAAAAATGCTATTGATGAAATGCCAGATTTTTAA
- a CDS encoding aspartate aminotransferase family protein: protein MRYLKLYNNFEFTIEKAEGVYIYDTEGNKYFDTFAGIGVLALGHSHPEVVKAISSKLERYAHTSNYFLDEDTEKVAELITSKGEKAFFVNSGTESTELALKIIKKKIGDAKILFFSNSFHGRTLGALSVNGFPGIRDQFKPLLPGTVEAEFNDIESLKETAAANPEIKAVFFEGLLGSGGVQPASAEFIAELKNQIAANGWILACDEVQAGLYRTAKRYSFEHFDLKPDLITVAKALGGGLPLGAVIMAGEMKNVLEPGDHGSTFAPNPLALRGAKVVLEELKDMEASIAERGEYFLNKLKELKSKKIKEVRGIGLMLGIELKEEIPNLRDKAQQEGILLNIVKGKVIRFLPALNITKEEIDELIEKLKIILN from the coding sequence ATGCGTTATTTAAAACTTTATAATAATTTTGAATTTACAATCGAGAAGGCAGAAGGCGTTTATATCTATGACACTGAGGGAAATAAATATTTTGATACTTTTGCTGGGATTGGAGTGCTGGCCCTGGGCCACAGTCATCCTGAAGTAGTTAAAGCAATCTCTTCAAAATTGGAGCGTTATGCTCATACCTCTAACTATTTTTTAGATGAGGATACAGAAAAAGTGGCAGAATTGATTACTTCCAAGGGAGAAAAAGCATTTTTTGTTAATTCAGGGACTGAGTCTACAGAGCTGGCCCTAAAAATTATCAAAAAGAAAATTGGAGATGCAAAGATCCTATTTTTCAGTAATTCTTTTCACGGCAGAACTTTAGGAGCTTTATCAGTTAATGGTTTTCCAGGGATTAGAGATCAGTTTAAGCCGCTGCTTCCCGGTACAGTTGAGGCAGAATTTAATGATATTGAGAGTTTAAAGGAGACTGCAGCCGCTAATCCTGAGATTAAAGCTGTTTTCTTCGAAGGTCTGCTGGGTTCAGGTGGGGTTCAGCCGGCATCAGCAGAATTTATAGCTGAACTTAAAAATCAGATTGCAGCCAATGGCTGGATTTTAGCCTGTGATGAAGTACAGGCCGGTTTATATAGAACTGCTAAGCGATATTCTTTTGAGCATTTTGATCTAAAACCTGACTTGATTACTGTTGCTAAAGCACTTGGTGGCGGTTTACCTTTAGGTGCTGTAATAATGGCCGGTGAGATGAAAAATGTTTTAGAGCCAGGTGATCACGGCTCAACATTTGCTCCAAATCCTCTTGCTTTAAGGGGGGCTAAAGTTGTTTTAGAAGAACTAAAAGATATGGAAGCTTCAATCGCAGAAAGAGGAGAATATTTTTTAAATAAATTAAAAGAACTTAAATCCAAAAAGATTAAAGAAGTTAGAGGAATTGGTTTAATGCTGGGTATAGAATTAAAAGAAGAAATCCCTAATTTAAGAGATAAGGCTCAGCAAGAAGGAATATTACTTAATATTGTTAAAGGTAAAGTAATTCGCTTTTTACCTGCCCTTAATATTACTAAAGAAGAGATTGATGAGCTGATAGAAAAATTAAAAATAATATTAAACTAA
- the dapD gene encoding 2,3,4,5-tetrahydropyridine-2,6-dicarboxylate N-acetyltransferase — MDSYDLIDYISNSTKKSPVKFYIKGEGLKEAVSTYEYYGDDSSGVVFCELKDAEALKKELGDKLTQSRIEMDRLNSAIPLADYSQYNCRIEPGVHIRDQVEIGDGCVLMMGAVINIGAKIGKNTMIDMNTVLGGRATVGDNCHIGAGTVLAGVIEPPSADPVIVEDNVLIGANAVVLEGVKIGEGAVVAAGSIVIDDVPAGEVYAGAPAKKIKDVDDQTKQKTEVMASLRQL; from the coding sequence ATGGATTCTTACGATTTAATAGACTATATTTCGAATTCAACCAAAAAGTCACCTGTTAAGTTTTATATAAAAGGTGAGGGATTAAAAGAGGCAGTAAGTACTTACGAATATTATGGAGATGATAGTTCTGGTGTTGTTTTCTGTGAGCTGAAAGATGCAGAAGCACTTAAAAAAGAGCTGGGAGATAAATTGACTCAGTCCAGAATTGAAATGGATAGATTAAATTCCGCAATACCTTTAGCTGACTACAGCCAGTACAATTGCCGCATTGAGCCTGGAGTACATATTAGAGATCAGGTTGAAATTGGAGATGGCTGTGTACTAATGATGGGTGCCGTTATTAATATTGGCGCTAAAATTGGTAAAAATACAATGATTGATATGAATACAGTACTCGGAGGTAGAGCTACAGTTGGTGATAACTGTCATATTGGTGCTGGAACTGTTTTAGCTGGCGTTATAGAACCACCTAGTGCTGATCCAGTTATTGTAGAAGATAATGTATTGATTGGAGCTAATGCTGTTGTTTTAGAAGGAGTTAAGATTGGTGAAGGTGCAGTTGTTGCAGCCGGATCAATTGTAATTGATGATGTTCCAGCTGGTGAAGTTTATGCTGGTGCTCCTGCTAAAAAGATTAAAGATGTAGATGATCAGACAAAGCAGAAAACTGAAGTAATGGCAAGTTTACGCCAACTTTAA
- a CDS encoding 4-hydroxy-tetrahydrodipicolinate reductase, translating to MKYGIIGYSGRMGQAIEELFSEAGHQLVYQKDEAGEKELEKPEVIIDFSLKEAFAETVKVIEQKQVALVIGTTGLDQDDFAELKRLAEEVPVIQSFNFSIGINILSELINKVNQYVDQDWDIEISETHHRFKKDKPSGTAIMLGDLIDRDELEMHSKRLGSEFGEHEVDFASTGEVLTLKHRAYSREAFTRGVLISAEAALDLDAGFYTFKDILN from the coding sequence ATGAAATATGGAATTATAGGTTATTCCGGCCGCATGGGCCAGGCAATAGAAGAATTATTTTCTGAAGCCGGCCATCAATTGGTCTATCAAAAAGATGAGGCTGGTGAAAAAGAATTAGAAAAACCAGAAGTAATAATTGATTTTTCTTTAAAAGAAGCCTTTGCAGAGACTGTAAAAGTAATTGAGCAAAAGCAGGTAGCTTTAGTAATTGGAACTACAGGCTTAGATCAAGACGATTTCGCTGAATTAAAAAGACTGGCAGAAGAGGTACCGGTTATTCAGAGTTTTAATTTCTCGATTGGAATTAATATTTTATCTGAACTAATAAATAAGGTTAATCAGTATGTAGATCAGGACTGGGATATTGAAATTTCTGAAACTCACCACCGCTTTAAAAAAGATAAACCTTCCGGAACTGCGATAATGCTCGGAGATTTAATTGATCGAGATGAGTTAGAAATGCATTCTAAAAGACTGGGTTCCGAATTTGGTGAACACGAAGTTGATTTTGCCAGCACTGGAGAAGTACTCACCTTAAAGCACAGAGCTTATTCTAGGGAAGCTTTTACCCGCGGTGTTTTAATAAGTGCTGAGGCAGCTTTAGATTTAGATGCAGGTTTTTATACTTTTAAAGATATATTAAACTAA
- the dapA gene encoding 4-hydroxy-tetrahydrodipicolinate synthase: MFKGVGTALITPFKENGEVDYELFEKLLDYQLENDIDALVVLGTTGESPTVHLEEREELTKMAVAKADGDVPVIVGTGTNDTIKVIEMNKLAEKNGADGLLIVTPYYNKTSQAGLIDHYTHIAKETELPIIAYNVPSRTGVNIEPETFKKMSEMEDNIVAIKEASGDMSQILNVIEIAGSDKTVLSGNDDQALPLMMSGGQGVISVFSNLMPGVMKKITSDILAEDYQAARDLHYKYLNLMRLIFIDVNPIPIKFAMQQIGFANNNLRRPLVNLSQADQELLLSEMKELDIV; this comes from the coding sequence ATGTTTAAGGGTGTAGGTACTGCTTTGATCACTCCTTTTAAGGAAAATGGAGAGGTTGATTATGAATTATTTGAAAAACTTTTAGATTATCAATTAGAAAATGACATTGATGCATTAGTTGTGCTGGGTACTACTGGAGAATCTCCAACTGTTCATTTAGAAGAAAGAGAAGAACTGACAAAAATGGCTGTTGCAAAGGCTGATGGAGATGTACCGGTAATTGTAGGTACTGGAACTAATGATACTATTAAAGTTATTGAAATGAATAAACTGGCTGAAAAAAATGGAGCGGATGGACTTCTAATTGTAACTCCATATTATAATAAAACTAGTCAGGCAGGTTTAATCGATCACTATACACATATTGCTAAAGAAACAGAACTGCCAATAATTGCTTATAATGTTCCTTCCAGAACCGGAGTTAATATTGAGCCAGAAACTTTCAAAAAAATGTCAGAGATGGAAGATAATATTGTTGCTATCAAAGAAGCAAGTGGAGATATGAGCCAGATTCTAAATGTAATTGAAATTGCAGGCAGTGATAAAACTGTTTTATCAGGTAATGATGACCAGGCTTTACCATTAATGATGTCTGGAGGTCAGGGAGTTATTTCTGTATTCTCTAATTTAATGCCGGGCGTAATGAAAAAAATTACTTCTGATATTCTAGCTGAAGATTATCAGGCTGCTAGAGACTTACATTATAAGTATCTTAATCTAATGCGCTTAATCTTTATTGATGTTAATCCGATTCCAATTAAATTTGCTATGCAGCAGATTGGATTTGCTAATAATAATTTACGTCGTCCTTTAGTTAACTTAAGTCAAGCAGATCAAGAATTACTTTTAAGTGAAATGAAGGAGCTTGATATTGTATGA
- a CDS encoding diaminopimelate decarboxylase family protein has translation MKKITIAENKIRETVKKYGTPFHIYDERIIVDRLNNLISSFNWVDFKEYFAIKANPNPHILKIMKENSCGVDAATVTEIQLAEEVGFSGEDIMFTSNLTTVDAYQYAVDRGCIINIDWAADIYELFENDIIPENICFRLNPGSIENEIMGDSKESKFGSTAEQIKDAVAFLKEQGINSIGLHTMVVSNENSSDIFGEYTEMIFEFAREIISEFKVEIDFINIGGGIGIPYQEDQVVDVKAIAAEVKGSYDKVLKANGLQPKIFMESGRYITGESGYLVTEVIKEKETYKKYLGVDASMSDLMRPAMYRSYHHLTNIDAEARAEKEFENYDVVGSLCENNDKFAIDRRLPKSKLGDLIVIHDTGAHGHAMGFNYNGMLKNGEFLYTIDGEVKQIRRDENFKDYTNTIIGGY, from the coding sequence ATGAAAAAAATAACTATAGCAGAGAACAAAATAAGGGAAACAGTAAAAAAATATGGAACACCCTTCCATATTTATGATGAAAGAATAATTGTGGATCGTTTAAACAATTTAATTTCTTCTTTTAACTGGGTGGATTTTAAAGAATACTTTGCAATTAAGGCTAATCCTAATCCACATATTCTAAAAATAATGAAAGAAAATAGTTGTGGAGTTGATGCAGCAACTGTTACAGAAATACAGCTGGCAGAAGAAGTTGGTTTTAGTGGTGAAGATATAATGTTTACTTCTAATCTGACAACAGTTGATGCCTATCAATACGCTGTAGACAGAGGTTGTATCATCAATATTGATTGGGCCGCAGATATTTATGAGCTTTTTGAAAATGATATTATTCCTGAAAATATCTGTTTTAGATTAAATCCTGGCTCAATTGAAAATGAAATAATGGGTGATTCCAAAGAGTCAAAATTTGGCTCAACTGCTGAACAGATTAAAGATGCGGTAGCCTTTTTAAAAGAGCAGGGTATAAATTCAATTGGACTGCATACGATGGTTGTTTCCAATGAAAATAGCTCAGATATTTTTGGAGAATATACCGAGATGATCTTTGAATTTGCCAGAGAAATAATTTCAGAATTTAAAGTAGAAATTGATTTCATTAATATTGGTGGTGGAATTGGTATTCCCTATCAAGAGGACCAAGTTGTTGATGTGAAAGCAATAGCTGCAGAAGTAAAAGGTTCATATGATAAGGTTCTAAAAGCGAATGGGCTTCAACCAAAGATTTTTATGGAGTCAGGTCGTTATATAACAGGAGAATCAGGCTATTTAGTAACCGAGGTAATTAAAGAAAAAGAAACATATAAAAAATACCTTGGGGTAGATGCTTCAATGTCAGATTTAATGAGACCTGCAATGTATAGAAGTTATCACCACTTAACAAATATTGATGCAGAAGCTCGGGCAGAAAAAGAATTTGAAAATTATGATGTAGTTGGTTCACTCTGTGAAAATAATGATAAATTTGCGATTGACCGCAGACTACCTAAGAGTAAATTGGGTGATTTAATTGTGATTCACGATACAGGAGCTCACGGACATGCAATGGGCTTTAATTACAATGGAATGCTTAAAAATGGAGAATTTTTATATACAATTGATGGAGAAGTCAAACAGATTAGAAGAGATGAGAATTTTAAAGATTATACGAATACTATTATAGGGGGCTATTAA
- the gdhA gene encoding NADP-specific glutamate dehydrogenase, translated as MNKYINDVMEKVVARNPGEAEFHQAVEEVLESLAPVFDKHPEYEANGILERIVEPERQIIFRVPWVDDQGQTHVNRGFRIEFNSALGPYKGGLRFHPSVYTGIVKFLGFEQVFKNALTGRPIGGGKGGSDFDPKGKSDQEVMRFCQSFMTELARHIGDKTDVPAGDIGVGGREIGYLFGQYKRIKNRYEAGVLTGKGLDWGGSLVRTEATGYGLVYILEEMLKDHKISLNDKKVIISGSGNVAIYANEKVTQLGAKVIAMSDSSGYLYDENGIDLELIKEIKEVNRGRIKEYLAEYPDAEYCDNCTDIWSIECDIALPCATQNEMDAAGVQTLIDNGVIAIGEGANMPLTPEAVKLVKENDLFYIPGKAANAGGVATSAIEMTQNAMFDEWTFDKVDQELQKIMVNIYKDASAVAAEYGMEGDLVAGANIAGFLKVANAMLDQGVV; from the coding sequence TTGAACAAGTATATTAATGATGTTATGGAAAAAGTAGTGGCAAGAAATCCAGGTGAGGCAGAATTTCATCAGGCGGTGGAAGAAGTTTTAGAATCACTGGCTCCAGTTTTTGATAAACATCCTGAATACGAGGCAAATGGTATTTTAGAAAGAATTGTTGAGCCGGAAAGACAGATTATTTTCCGTGTTCCCTGGGTTGATGATCAGGGTCAAACACATGTTAATCGCGGCTTTAGAATCGAATTCAACTCTGCTCTTGGTCCCTATAAAGGTGGCCTCAGATTTCACCCTTCAGTGTATACAGGTATAGTTAAGTTTTTAGGTTTTGAACAGGTCTTTAAAAATGCTTTAACCGGACGTCCAATTGGTGGCGGTAAAGGTGGAAGTGATTTTGACCCTAAGGGTAAATCTGATCAGGAAGTTATGCGTTTTTGTCAGAGCTTTATGACAGAGCTGGCCCGTCATATTGGAGATAAAACTGATGTTCCTGCTGGTGATATTGGTGTTGGTGGTAGAGAAATCGGTTATCTTTTTGGTCAGTATAAAAGAATTAAAAATAGATATGAAGCTGGGGTTTTAACTGGTAAAGGTCTTGACTGGGGTGGAAGTCTGGTACGTACTGAAGCTACAGGTTATGGTCTGGTTTACATATTAGAAGAAATGCTTAAAGATCACAAAATTTCTTTAAATGATAAAAAAGTTATTATCTCTGGTTCCGGTAATGTTGCAATTTATGCTAACGAAAAAGTAACTCAGCTGGGTGCTAAAGTTATAGCAATGAGTGACTCTTCCGGTTATTTATATGATGAAAATGGTATTGACCTTGAGTTAATTAAAGAGATTAAGGAAGTTAATCGCGGTCGGATCAAAGAATACTTAGCAGAATATCCAGATGCAGAATACTGTGATAACTGTACTGATATCTGGTCAATAGAATGTGATATTGCTCTTCCCTGTGCAACTCAAAACGAAATGGATGCAGCTGGCGTGCAGACTTTAATCGATAATGGGGTTATTGCAATTGGTGAAGGTGCAAATATGCCTTTAACTCCAGAAGCTGTTAAACTTGTTAAAGAAAATGATCTCTTCTATATTCCTGGTAAAGCTGCAAATGCTGGTGGAGTTGCAACTTCTGCTATCGAAATGACTCAAAATGCTATGTTTGATGAGTGGACTTTTGATAAGGTTGATCAGGAACTGCAGAAAATTATGGTTAATATCTATAAGGATGCAAGTGCAGTAGCAGCTGAATACGGTATGGAAGGTGACCTGGTTGCAGGTGCCAATATTGCCGGTTTCCTAAAAGTTGCCAATGCCATGTTAGATCAGGGTGTAGTCTAA
- the gabT gene encoding 4-aminobutyrate--2-oxoglutarate transaminase has translation MKEKSIELKTEIPGPIGQKSMQKRKEYIPQGVYNLAPLVASKAEGAILEDLDGNKYLDFVGGIGVLNVGHNAPKVVEAIKKQAEELIHSCFHVAAYKPYIELAERLSKLSPGPTPKKTMFANSGAEAVENAIKIAKKYTGKSAIIAFDYAFHGRTLMTMSLTSKVKPYKFGFGPFAPEVYKAPYAYCYRCPFGLEYSDCNLKCVQNFAEIFKRDIPAEEVAAVILEPVQGEGGFISPPKEFIQGVKKVCEENDILLIADEVQTGFARTGTFFAVEDYEIEPDIITTAKSIAGGMPLSAVIGKKEIMDAPQPGEIGGTYGGNPVSCAAALAVLDIIEKDKLVERSNKLGKKMKVRLDEMKEKYSIIGDLRGKGFMLAVELVKDTETKEPAVEVKSEIIDECFKNGLILVGAGLHSNVIRFLAPISITEAQLEEGLDILEAAFAKFA, from the coding sequence ATGAAAGAAAAATCAATTGAGTTAAAAACAGAAATTCCTGGCCCAATTGGTCAAAAATCAATGCAAAAAAGAAAAGAATATATTCCACAGGGAGTATATAATTTAGCCCCACTAGTTGCCAGCAAAGCTGAGGGAGCAATATTAGAAGATCTTGATGGAAACAAATATCTAGATTTTGTGGGTGGAATTGGAGTTCTTAATGTTGGCCACAATGCACCCAAAGTAGTGGAAGCAATTAAAAAGCAGGCAGAAGAATTAATCCATAGCTGTTTTCATGTGGCAGCTTACAAACCATATATTGAGTTAGCAGAAAGATTATCTAAATTAAGTCCCGGTCCTACTCCCAAAAAGACAATGTTTGCAAATAGTGGTGCAGAAGCAGTTGAAAATGCAATTAAGATAGCTAAAAAATATACTGGCAAATCAGCTATAATTGCTTTTGATTATGCTTTTCACGGGCGGACTCTAATGACTATGTCCTTAACAAGTAAGGTAAAACCTTATAAATTTGGTTTTGGGCCTTTTGCACCTGAAGTTTATAAAGCTCCTTATGCTTACTGCTACCGTTGTCCTTTTGGTCTTGAGTATTCAGACTGCAATCTAAAGTGTGTGCAAAATTTTGCTGAAATCTTTAAAAGAGATATTCCAGCTGAAGAAGTAGCTGCTGTAATTTTAGAACCTGTTCAGGGTGAAGGTGGCTTTATCTCTCCTCCTAAAGAATTTATACAGGGAGTTAAAAAAGTATGCGAAGAAAATGATATTTTACTGATTGCAGATGAAGTTCAGACTGGTTTTGCCAGAACTGGAACTTTCTTTGCGGTAGAAGATTATGAGATAGAACCAGACATAATTACTACAGCTAAATCTATAGCAGGCGGAATGCCTTTAAGTGCTGTTATTGGTAAAAAAGAAATTATGGATGCACCTCAACCTGGAGAAATTGGAGGTACTTATGGCGGTAATCCAGTCAGCTGTGCAGCTGCTCTAGCTGTTTTAGATATAATTGAAAAAGACAAATTAGTAGAAAGATCCAATAAATTAGGAAAGAAAATGAAAGTTAGATTAGATGAAATGAAAGAAAAATATTCGATTATTGGAGATCTAAGAGGTAAAGGATTTATGCTGGCTGTAGAATTAGTTAAAGATACAGAAACTAAAGAACCTGCAGTTGAAGTCAAATCTGAAATTATAGATGAATGCTTTAAAAACGGACTGATCCTGGTTGGTGCAGGTTTGCATAGTAATGTAATTCGCTTTTTAGCTCCAATCTCAATAACTGAAGCACAGCTGGAAGAAGGTCTTGATATTTTAGAAGCAGCATTTGCTAAATTTGCTTAA
- a CDS encoding APC family permease, whose translation MKKENFNRVLSKKDTLALSFGAMIGWGWVVLAGNWIKSAGTLGSIIAFLLGGIMVVFVGLTYAELTSAMPKCGGEHVFSKRALGKNASFVCTWAIILGYVSVVAFEAVALPTVVEYLFPSYLKFKMYTIVGYDVYLTWALVGIVASIIVTVFNYYGVKPLAVMQGAVTIMVGLIGLSFFGGAVANGSVQHIEPFFIDGMKGILTVAIMTPFMFVGFDVIPQAAEEIDMPFDQLGKLLITSVLMAIVWYIMIIVGVGLALPKSALETSSIAAADGMRAVFFNSSWASKAMIIAGIGGIITSWNSFFVGGSRAIYALAESGQLPPFLAKLHPKYKTPTNAVLLIGILSSLAPLFGRPMLVWLVNAGGLTIVLAYFMVALSFLVLRYREPEMPRPYKIKNGKIVGYIASALSLGMILLYLPAAPAALVWPYEWMIIIGWSVLGAIFFVSNKLYSVETTVDQSVLEGSETI comes from the coding sequence ATGAAAAAAGAAAATTTTAATAGGGTTTTATCTAAAAAAGATACACTGGCATTATCGTTTGGGGCTATGATTGGATGGGGTTGGGTTGTCTTAGCAGGAAATTGGATTAAGAGTGCTGGAACTTTAGGTTCTATAATTGCCTTTTTACTGGGTGGGATTATGGTTGTATTTGTTGGTCTTACTTATGCTGAATTAACATCGGCAATGCCCAAGTGTGGAGGTGAACATGTCTTTAGCAAGCGAGCGCTAGGGAAAAATGCCTCTTTTGTCTGTACCTGGGCGATTATTTTAGGTTATGTTTCAGTAGTTGCCTTCGAAGCAGTTGCTCTGCCGACGGTAGTTGAATACCTCTTTCCCAGCTATCTCAAGTTTAAAATGTACACAATAGTCGGTTATGATGTTTATTTAACCTGGGCTTTAGTAGGAATAGTTGCCTCTATTATTGTTACAGTCTTTAATTATTATGGTGTCAAACCACTGGCAGTGATGCAGGGAGCAGTTACGATCATGGTCGGATTAATCGGATTATCTTTCTTTGGTGGCGCAGTTGCTAATGGAAGTGTGCAGCATATAGAACCGTTTTTCATTGATGGCATGAAAGGGATTTTAACAGTTGCTATTATGACGCCGTTTATGTTTGTCGGTTTTGATGTAATACCACAGGCAGCAGAAGAAATTGATATGCCTTTTGATCAGCTGGGAAAACTCTTAATTACTTCAGTTTTAATGGCGATAGTCTGGTATATTATGATTATTGTAGGAGTTGGACTTGCTCTACCAAAATCAGCTTTAGAGACTTCTTCTATTGCTGCAGCTGATGGAATGCGGGCAGTTTTCTTTAATAGTTCCTGGGCCTCAAAAGCGATGATAATTGCAGGAATTGGAGGAATCATAACCAGCTGGAATTCATTTTTCGTAGGTGGCAGTAGAGCAATTTATGCTCTAGCTGAATCAGGTCAATTACCTCCTTTTTTGGCTAAGCTACATCCAAAATATAAAACACCTACAAACGCTGTTTTATTAATTGGAATCCTCTCTTCGCTCGCCCCATTATTTGGAAGACCAATGTTAGTCTGGCTGGTTAATGCTGGTGGTTTAACAATTGTCTTAGCTTACTTTATGGTGGCTCTTTCATTTTTAGTTCTGCGTTATAGAGAACCAGAGATGCCGAGACCATATAAGATAAAAAATGGAAAAATTGTTGGATATATAGCTTCAGCATTAAGTTTAGGTATGATCCTATTGTATCTTCCAGCAGCACCTGCAGCTTTAGTCTGGCCCTATGAGTGGATGATAATTATTGGCTGGAGTGTTCTTGGAGCTATTTTCTTTGTATCTAATAAATTATATTCAGTTGAAACTACTGTTGATCAATCAGTATTAGAAGGCAGTGAAACAATATAA